GCACCTCGCGCGGCGCCAGCTCCACGATCCGGCCCGCGCACATGACCGCGATCCGGTCGGCCATGTAGTCGACGACCGCGAGGTTGTGCGAGATGAACAGCATCGTCAGGCCGAGCTCTTTCTGCAAGTCCTTGAGAAGATTGAGGATCTGTGCTTGCACCGAAACATCGAGCGCAGAAACGGGTTCATCGCAGATCAGAAGCTGCGGCACGAGCGCGAGCGCCCGGGCGATCCCGATGCGCTGCCTTTGGCCGCCGGAGAAGCTGTGGGGATAGCGATTGATGAAGCGCTGGTCGAGCCCGACCGCCTGCAAAAGGGAGCGAACGTGTTCCTCACGCGATTTCGGCGTCCCTCGGCCGTGAATCTCCAGCGGCTCGCTGAGGATGTTCTTCACGGTCATGCGCGGCGAAAGCGACGAGACGGGATCCTGGAAGACCATCTGGATCTTCGCCCGCAAAGCCTTGAGTTCCCCGCCGTCGAGCTTCAGGACGTCGAGCGCGCCCTCCCCGTCGTCGAAGGTAATCGTGCCCTTGTCAGGCGTCACGGCCCGCATGAGGATCTTGCTGACGGTCGTCTTGCCGCAGCCGCTTTCGCCGACGAGCCCGAGGCATTCACCGCGGCGGATGTCGAAGCTGACATTGTCGACAGCGCGATGCCGATATGCGGTGCCGCTGCCGAACCAGCCGGAGCTGCGCGTGGAAAACGTCTTCGAAAGGTTGCGGACGGACACGAGGACATTGGGACCCGCGGCTTTCTTGACTTCGCGGTCGCCGACGATCGCGCCGGCCTTGACCGGCACCTCGCGCAACGCCTTCAGCCGCTCGCCCGGTTTCATGTCGAAGTGCGGCACGGCGGCCATCAAACCCTTGAGATAGGGATGCCGGGGATTGCGGAAGATCGCATCCACAGGTCCTGCCTCGACGATCTCGCCATGGTAGATAACGACCACCTCGTCGGCCATGTTGGCAACGACCCCGAGATCGTGCGTGATCAGAAGCATGGCCATGTTGAGCTTGCTTTGAAGCTCGCGCAAGAGCTGCAATATTTGCGCCTGAACCGTCACGTCGAGGGCCGTCGTCGGTTCGTCCGCGATGAGCAGCGCCGGTCGGCAGATCAGCGCCATCGCGATCATTGCGCGCTGCCGCATGCCGCCGGAAAGTTCGAAGGGATACATGTCGTATGCCCGCTTCGGATCGGAAAAGCCGACATAGCCGAGCAGTTCCTCCGTCCTCTCGCGGCGCCCTGCCTTGTCGGTATCCGTATGGATCTTCAGCACTTCCGAAATCTGGTTGCCGATCGTGTGAAGCGGCGACAGCGAGGTCATCGGCTCCTGGAAGATCTTGCTGATGCGTGCGCCGCGGATCTCCTGGATATCGCGCCCGTCCGTATCCAGCGAAAGCAGGTCGACGCCCTTTGCCTCGGCTTCGGGATCGTTGAACAACACCCGGCCGCCGACGCTTGCCACGCTCGGCAGGATGCCCATGATCGCCTGGCTGATGGCCGACTTGCCGGACCCGGACTCGCCGACGAGCGCCGTCACCCTTCCGGGCAGAATTCTGAAATTCGCTCCCCGAACGGCTTCAACCTCGCCGCCCAGCACCGAGAATGTGATCCGCAGACCCTCAACTCGCAGCAGGTCCGCTCCTGACGTCATCGCAGCACGCTTCCCTCAATACCCCTCCTGCACAATTCCAACTCGAGGCCGCCCCCAAAATAAAATCATGCAGCCACTTCCTGCAGCGCCGCGCGTCTGACCCCGCGTGCAAAGCTAGCCCCGCCGGAGGCACCGTAACTTTTTGCCACTCAAAAACAGTAGCCTAGGTTAAACGGGCTGTCCAGCAGGCCACCGGAAGGTCAGGAAGCGTGGAGCGGCCTTAAGAGAACGGGCAACTGCCGTTGGTCAGGACGTCCTCGCAGCGCGGGGAACGCCGGAAATCGTCGTAATAGAGCGTCCAATCGGTCGTATCGGCGGCCCGATAAGGTCCGAACTTGAAGTACTGGTTCTCACCGAGGCCCTTGTCCGCATGGCCCACATGGCCTTTGACGGAGACGATCGGCTGGCCGTTGGCAAAGAGCTCTATATGGCCCGAGCCGTCGGGACCGGGTTTCGTGAAGACGACGAAATCGATCCAGCCGGACTTCGGATCCGGTAAGGGATTGCCATGGTTGGTAATGGTGATCCCGTCCGTGCATGAATTGAAGAGGTTGCCGTCTTCCGGCTTCCAGTTGCCGTCGGTCGCCACCAGCATGCGCATCTGGTTGACTTCCGGACGGAGCCAGACCGGCGCCTGGCCTGGGGCGCAACGCGCCGCTACGCCATCAGGGCCGGCGGTGACCGGAGGCAGATCGTTGGTTTCGACCGTGGCGAAGAGCTTTCCAAAATTCATGCGCAGCGCCAGGAAGGGGCTGAAGTCGCCCTCGGCACCGGGATCGATCTCTCGCTTCCACTGTGCGATGAGATAGCGGTGGTCGTCGCTCGGCACCGGATCGTCGAACTTTACCGAGAAGCCGTACCAGACCCCCTTGTCGTAGGGTACCCGCAACTCGGTCTTTTCCCAGATCTCCGCGCGTTCGCTGCAGCCGTCGTGATCCGCAGGGCAATTCGGCACGATGCTAAGCTTCAGCCCTCCGTTGCCGCTGCGTCTGACGGCGCTCTGGAACTCGTATGTGCCGGCGCTCTGCTCGAAATTCTTGCGGTAGTAGAGCCCCCCTTCAGGCGCGAAATCCGTGCCCTCGAAACCATCGAACAATTTCCGTTCGTAGACTGCCGGCTCCTCCGCCGACTGGGCATAAGTGAGACTCGGCAAGGCAATCGCCGCCGCCAGCAGAGCTATACGAAACATCGGTCCCCTCATTGCAGCATCTTGTCGATCAGACCGCGCGGGCCAGGCGGCCGCTTCTTGTTGCGGTAGAGCAACATGACATGCTCGGCCTCGGAAAGTCCATCCTCGGTTGCATCATATGCCCGCTCCTGCGCGATTGCGGCAAGTGCGGTATCCCGCGGGTAGAGGACCGTGAACTTCTGACGAACCCCGCGCAGTTTCTCCTGCCCGAGCGTTTGCCATTCCCCGCCGCAATAATTCACGAAGGCCTCGCTCGCGACGACGCTGTGGTCATATTTCTTCGTCAGATTCTGCAGCCGCTGTACCTCGTTCACCGCAGAGCCGAACACCGAGAAGGTCAGCCGGTCGCGCAGGCCGACATTGCCGAACATGACGTTCCCCACATGCAGGGCGATGCCGTAGCCGATCGGGTCGCGGCCCTGCGTCCTGCGTTCCGCGTTGAGGGCGGCCATGCGCGCCGTCGCCGCGCCCACGGCGGCGAATGCCTCGCGGCTGGCCATCTCCGACGGCTCCTTATGTCGGCCGCATGGGTAGACGCCGATGAAGCCGTCGCCGATGAAGCTCAGTATCTGTCCGCCGTTGCGGTTGAAGGGCGTGGCGATCGCGTCGAAGAATCCGTTCAACGACTCGATATAAGCCTGCCGGCCTTCCTTTTCGGCAAGCATCGTCGACTGGCGCATATCCGCCATGACGAGAACTGCGCGTACCGTCTCGCCGTCGCCCCGCCGGACCTGGCCGCTCATCACGCGGCGCCCGGCATTGGCGCCAAGATAGGTGGTCAGCATGTTGTCGGCGAGCTTGCCGAGCACGGCCACTTTGGCAGCGATCGCCAGATGGTTCTGAAGTCTGAGAAGGGCCGCAATGACGTCGTCGCTGAAACCACCCTGACGGTCCGTCGTCCACGAGCCGACCATTCCGTGTTCGGATTCGGCTCCAAGAGGTTGCATGAAGGCTATGTAGTCGGTCGCTCCCTGCTCCTTCAGCTCGTCCAGAATCGGAAACTCCGAGGGCAAGGCGGGATCGATCCGGCGCCTGACATGATCGAGATTGTTGCTGAGCAGGTAATAATACGGGCTGTGCAGGAATCGCTCGGGATTGAGCGCCAATTCCTCATGGCGCAGACCGCTCACCTCGACACCCTGACCTCGCCACCAGGTGAAGCCGAGGGCGTCGTAAAGCGGGTGAAGCATCGAGAAAGACAGATGGACGCGCATGAGCGGCAGGCCCGCCGCCGCCAACCGCTCACAGAAACCGCGCACGATGGTTTCGAGTGTTTCGTCGCTGAGCGAGGTTCGCATGAGCCAGTCGGCGACCTTGTCCAGGAGGATTTGGGAAACGTTGTCGTTGATCGGGCTCATGCCATGTCCTCATCGTCGCGGCAACGGTCGCCACCGGCGCCGACCGCGAAGCAGCGATCGCTCGCTCGCGGTAGCACTGAGTGGGTACCCGTCGGTGAAAGAAGGCTCCCGCCGCCCCCGCGGCCGTTCGTGCAGCGATCGGGTCACCGCTGCGCTCCTGCAGATATTCACCGGGGAGCACATTTTCCAGAGACCACGAGCGATTTTTGATCGTTGCCGGATCGTACACGCAACAGCCCTGCGCATTGCACCCTGAAATTGCTGGGGTCCCTCACGATCGCGCGCCTGCCCGGGCCAGACAAAACGACGCAGGCCTTGAGGCGTGCGGCTTCGCTGACGGCGCGCCGCGCTTGACTTGCGGTGGCTTTCCCGCCAACAAAACGGCACCGGGCTCCGCAGCCGGATCGCTGAAGCGGCCCTCCCGGCAACAGAACTGGAAGCCAATCTTGACCTCTCCGCATCACGACAGGCTGCTCGAATCGATCTCCCGCCGCACCGCCCGCGTCGGTGTGATCGGCCTCGGCTATGTCGGCCTGCCGCTTGCCGTTGCAATCGCGCGCTCCGGCTTCCATGTCACCGGTTTCGACATAGACCCGGGCAAGATCGTCGCGCTCGACGCCGGGAGCTCCTATATCGAAGCGGTTTCGGACGCGGCGCTTGCCCGTGAAGCCGGCGCCGGGCGGTTCCGCTCCACGACCGACTTTTCGGATCTCGGCCTTTGCGACGTCATCATCATCTGCGTGCCGACGCCGCTCACCAGGCACCGCGATCCCGACCTCTCCTTCGTGGAGAATACGTCGCGCGCAATCGCTGACCGATTGCGGCCGGGTCAGCTCGTCGTTCTGGAGTCGACCACCTATCCCGGCACCACCGACGGTATCGTGCGCTCCATCCTGGAGGAAACGGGGCTCAAGTCCGGCGCCGACTTCTTCATCGGATTCTCGCCGGAGCGGGAAGACCCGGGCAATCGCGCTTACGAGACCACGAGCATCCCCAAGGTCGTGGCCGGAGACGGCCCAACGGCTGCAGCGCTGATGGAGCGGTTCTATGCCGCCGTGGTCACGACGGTGGTTCCGGTTTCGTCCAACGCGACCGCAGAGGCGGTGAAACTGACCGAGAATATCTTCCGCGCCGTCAACATCGCCCTCGTGAACGAACTCAAGGTCGTCTACGAGGCGATGGGCATCGATGTCTGGGAGGTGATCGATGCCGCCAAGACCAAGCCCTTCGGCTACATGCCCTTCTATCCGGGACCCGGGCTCGGCGGCCACTGCATTCCCATCGATCCGTTTTATCTGACATGGAAATCCCGGGAGTACGAGCTGCCGACGCGCTTCATCGAACTCGCCGGCGAGATCAATTCGGCAATGCCCCGTCACGTTGTGGCAAGGCTCGCCGAGGCGCTCGACCGGCGGGAGGGAAAAGCGCTCAGCCGCTCTACGGTCCTCGTCATCGGCCTTGCCTACAAGAAGAATGTTCCGGATATTCGTGAAAGCCCCTCCCTGAAGCTGATAGAACTCATCGAGGAGCGTGGCGGCAAGGCCGCCTTCTACGACCCCCATGTGGATGAAATTCCCTCGACCCGAGAACACATGGCCTTGAAGGGCCGGCGGTCGGTCGTCTTCGACGAAGCGACGGTTCGCGGCTTCGATGCCGTGCTTATCGCGACCGACCACGACGCGGTAGACTATGCCGCGCTTGCCGACTGGTCGCCGCTGATCGTCGACACGCGCAACGTCTTCGCGCGCCACGGCCTTGCTGCCGAGCACATCGTCAAGGCTTGACCGCGGGGGGAATATCCCCGGTGCTCGACAGGTCCCCTTCGGCAAGACCGGCCTTCAGGTTCCGGGCGGCCACCGCGTAGCCGCCGGCCGCACCGTCGATGAAATGCATGTGGTCTCTGCTCATCGGGCTCGGAACGATGCACGTCATCAGCGCCGAATCCTGCCGGTGCAGCCCGTAGCGGCATATGCCCGCCGCCGCTCCCTGCTTCAGCCGTTCCTCGATACGGCGCAGCCGATCGAGACTGACGTCGATCGTCATCTTCAGCGCGTCGTCGAACTTGCGGAAGTCCGAATTGCTGGCGAGGTCGCGCGCGTATCGCTTGACGTCGAACGGTCCGAAATTGATGCCTAGCCTGAAACAGAGAAACAGTGCAAGGCTCTGCGCCGCAACGAAGGACCAGGCGAGGAAGCGCCGGCCCCTCGGCGCGACGGCGCGCGATTCCACCGTAATGCCGCGCACGGAAAGGTGCGGCTCGGGTCCTTTTTCCGGTACCGGGTGCCCGCCTCGCTCCTCCCCCTCGGCCAAGGACACGATGTCGCCGATCAGCGCCTGGTATTCCGGACCGATGCCCCGCTCCCCCGGCACCGCGATAATGGAGACGATCGCTCCGTGGTGCGAGACGATCGGATTCCAGCGGCATGACAATCCTGTCAGGTCGGGTCTCGTGCCGGGCGGCGCAGCCTCGATCTGGTAGCGGCCCGCCTTCATTTCCGCTTCCGCCCAACTGGCACCACCGCCGGAAAACATGGCGTAGGAGACCTCCTCGCTCGCCTTGAAGCGGGCGACACGCATGTCGAACCCGCTGGCGCGCACGTCGGATACCGGGACGATTGCGGCGCGCAGCTCAAGGCCCAGTTCCTCCGCCACCCATGTCTTGGCCGCGGCGAGCACGTCCCTCGCTTTTGCCGCCAGCGTTCCGGGCACGGCGGCGAGCGCCCCGTCGCCGCCGAAGACGAAGGCGAGGTTTTTCTCGTCGAGCCCGTTCATGAGCGCCGAGATGACGCTCGCGCCCGCCATGTTCACGCTTTTGTATCGCCCTTCGGCGATCGCTCCCGTCGAATTGACGATATCGGCAACGGCGAGCCACCAGCCGTCGGGCAAGGGCCGGTAGTTGGCCTCGTCGGCGACCCCTTCGAATGCCTCGAAAAGAGGAAGGCCCGCATAAAATTCCCTGTCGGCCGGCTGCACCATCGTTGCCAAACTCCTAGAGGCGACATCTGTTGCTGATTTCCAGGCTGGAGCGATTTTCAGCCGATTACGACGGATAAAGCACCTTCGCTTCGATGGATAGATTTCTCTTCTCGCCATGCAATGCGTGCGCGACGGCGCCAATGGCATTGCAGGACCCTCATGATTTGTGCTTGTCTAATCACTACGCCCGGGCAAAATGCTACGGCAGGCAGGATAAAGCCGGAACGGAATGCAGGACGATACATTTCGAGTGAAGTTTTGGGGCGTAAGAGGCAGCTTGCCGGTATCCGGCGAGCAGTTCCTGCACTACGGAGGAAATACGCCCTGCATCGAAATTCGCTGCGGCAAAGAGGTGTTGATATTCGACGCGGGCTCGGGGCTGCGCGAGGCCGGGCTGTCGCTGATGTCCGAAGGTATCGCCGAGTTCGACGTTTTTTTCACCCACACCCATTACGATCACATCATCGGCCTGCCCTATTTCAAGCCGATCTACCGCTGCAGCTCCGCCGTCCGCTTCTGGTCCGGCCATCTCCACGGCACGATGTCCACGGCCGAAATGATCAACGAGTTCATGAGACCGCCATGGTTCCCGGTCGGAACGGGCATATGTCAGGCGAGCCTCGACACCGTCGATTTCCGTCCGGGTGAAACACTATCGCCGCGAAAGGACATTTCCATTCGCACCATGAGCCTCGTGCATCCCGGGGGATGTGTCGGCTACCGTATCGAATGGGGCGGACGGGCGGTCGCGCTCGTCTACGACACGGAACACGAACCGGGGATTCTCGACCCCGCACTCCTCGATTTCATCGCCGGAGCCGATCTGATGATCTATGACTGCACCTATCTGGAAAGCGAGATGCCGACCTTTCGTGGCTACGGACACTCGACCGGGATGCATGGATCGCAGCTCGCCAAAGCCGCCGGCGTCACGCGCCTCGCCATGTTCCACCACGATCCGTCGCGCACCGACGCCGCACTCGCCGCCATGGAACAGGAAGTCCAGGCTTTCTTCTCGGGTGCCTTCGCTGCGTGCGACCGTCAGGTCATCGATCTATAAGATCTGCGACACGGTTACTGCTGAAATGCTCGGCTGATTCGCGCCGGTCACAACCCAGGCGTCAGCACTCCTGCCCGCCCTCTCTGAGCAAAGCCACCCCCTCGGAATGGGTCACCTTTGGCACTCCGTCGAAATAAGGGCTGACGAGACGCCGCCATTCCTGGAAATCATCAGAATTGCGGAAGCCGACCATGTGGTCGTCGACCGTGTCCCATTTGACCAGCAGACGATAAAGATGCGGCGTCTCGACGACCCGGTGCAGCGCCACGCCGTGGCAGCCTTTCGCCCTCAGAAACAGGGGCGCCGCTCGTGACACGCCCGCTTCGAATTGCGCCTCGCTGCCGGGTTTGACGGAAATCTCCGCGACTTCAACGATCATGATGTCGCTCCCTGCTGATGGTGTTCCGCATCGATCGGGCGCTCCTCTCCGGTAGCGATCATGGTCCGGGTCGCATCGATGGAGGCATAGATCCAGAAAATGCGCATTGGCTCGGTCTCGGACGCATTGATGAAGCGATGGGGAACGTTTGCCGGGATCCAGGTCGTGTCGTTGGGTCCGAGCGGGTATCGGACCCCGTCGATTTCGGCAATGGCCTGCCCGTCGAGGACCATCACGCTCTCTTCGCAATTATGTTTGTGAAGACCGATCGCGGCGCCAGGGTCGAAAGCGGTGATGCCGTTGATCATGGTGGTCGAGCCGCATTTGCGCGTCACGAGCGGCGTCGTGCGGGCGCCGTTGCCACGATCATTGCTCTTGAGCTCCTTTGGGCGAAGGATTGCTGGCTGGGTCATCTGGGTTCTCCTTATTCCGGCGCCTTGGCGACAGGCTGGGCTGCGTTGGCCGGGCCGATCCAGACGGTCTTGATGTTGACGAACTCGCGGATGCCGTAGACACCGAGCTCGCGGCCGTAGCCTGAACGCTTGATCCCGCCGAAGGGGTATCGGGGGTCGGAGGCGACCATGCTGTTGATGAAGACGGCGCCCGCGTCGATCTCGCGCGCGAGCCGGCGTGCACGCTCTACATCTGCGGTCCAGATCGCCGAGCCGAGACCGTATTCGGTCTGATTGGCCAGCCGAACCGCTTCGTCGGCATCTCTGACGCGGACGATGGCCGCGACCGGTCCAAAGGTCTCCTCGCAGAAGGCCGCCATCTCCGGGCGCACATGATCGAGCACGGTCGGCGGTTAAAAATAGCCTTGCCGGCTCAGCGGCGCGCCGCCGAGCCTGCATTCAGCGCCCGCCGCAATTGTCTTTTCGACCTGCGCGTGCAGGCTGCTCATCAGGTTTTTCCGTGCCATCGGGCCGATACCGGTATCGCGCTCCATGGGATCGCCCATCTTCAGTTGCGCGGCTTTCTCGCAGAAGAGCTCGACGAAACGGTCGGCGATCGCTTCTTCGACGATGAAGCGCTTGGCGTTGACACAGGACTGCCCGACATTGATGTAGCGCGCCTTGACCGCGACGTTTGTCGCCTCTTCAAGATCGGCGTCGGCAAGCACGATGAAGGGGTCGGAGCCACCGAGTTCCAGCACCTGCTTTTTCAGCGCCTTGCCGGCCTGCGACGCAACGATGGCGCCCACTTCGGTGGAGCCCGTCAGCGTGACAGCTGCGATCCTGTCGTCCGCGATGATGCCGGCCACTTTGGCCGGCTCGATCAGCAGGGTGGCAAAGAGGCCCTCCGGGCAACCTGCCTCGCGCATGATTTCCTCGATGGAAAGTGCACATTCCGGCACATTGTTCGCGTGCTTCAGTACGGCGCCGTTCCCTGCGGCGAAAGCCGGCGCTGCAAACCGGAAAAACTGCCAGAACGGATAGTTCCATGGCATGATGGCGAGGACAACACCAAGCGGCTCGAAGACGACGGCGCTTTCGGACGCATTCGAGGCGACCGTTTCGTCGGCGAGGTATTGCGCCGCGTGCTCGGCATAGAAGTCGCAGTTGTAGGCACATTTTTCGATTTCGGCCTCGGCCTCGACGATCGGCTTGCCCATCTCGCGCGTGATCATCTCAGCATAGCGCGACTTGCCGGCACGCAGCACCCCGGCCATGGCGCCAAGCAGTCGAACCCGCTCTTGGACAGGCTTCTTGCGCCACGCCTTTTGCGTCTTTGCGGCGGCCGAAAGCGCTGCATCGACAAAGGCATCGTCATGGAGTTCGTAGCGGGCAAGTTCCTCGCCGGTGGCCGGATTGGTCGTGACGATCATCGCCATCTCCTTCATTCTTCTTGATTGAGTAAAGCCTTGCGTGGCCTTGCACGCCGTCAACGCAGGTCGCGGCTGCTCGCAAGCACACCGCCCACGATGTCCTCGCGGAGCTTGTTTTCTGCACTCATCGTCCTGCAAGCCTCTCCAAGGCCTTTGTGAAAAAATCCGGGGCGCCGAAGTTCCCTGACTTCAGCGCGAGCGCCACCGGATCATCTCCTTTCGACAGAAGGACCGGGACGCCCGGGTCGATCTCAGGCCCGATTGTCAGCGTACCAAGATCGAGCGCCGAAACCACCGCGCCCGATGTTTCCCCGCCGGCAACGACCAGCCGGCGTATGCCCGCGCCAATCAGTTCCCGTGCCGTCTCAGCAAAGAGATTGTCGAGGGCTTCGGCGACCTTTTCCCGGCCAAAGCGCGCCTGGATCGCCTGAACCTCGTCAGGGGTGCCCGAGGAATAGACGAGTGGTGCCTTTCCCCGGTTGGCAAGCAGGAACGAAGTCAGGTCGACCGTCGTCACCGTTCCATTCATGACGCCGGCAACATCGATGGCAAGCGTCGGATAAGAATTCCGATGGTGGTCCACCTGTTCCCGGGTCGCGCCGGAACAGCTGCCGGCAAGAATGGCCTCCGGACCATCGACGCCGAAGCTCACCGAACTCTGTCCCTTGGCTAACCCGCGGGCGATAAAATTTGCCGGCAGCCCGATCGCAATCCCAGATCCTCCCGTGACAAGGCGATGATCGGCGACAGCCTTGCCGATCACGACGAGGTCGTCATCGGTAATCGCATCGACGACTACGAGAGCATGGTTATCATCGCCATGCCTGCGGAAGGCGGCCTCGATCGCCGAAGTCCCGCTGCGGACGGTGGCAATGTCGACATGTCCGACATCCGAGGTCGTCTGCAGCCGTAGCCAACGGCGGATATCGGCATCGGTCATTGGATTGAGCGGGTGCTTCTCCAGACCAGACTCGTCAAGAAGACGATCTTTTACAAAGATATGCCCCTGATATACCGTGCGTCCGGCCCCTGGGAATGCCGGGCAGACGACGACACCCTTCACGGCAAGCGCGTCGGCGAGCGCCTCCGCGACCGGACCGATGTTTCCGGCCGGCGTAGAATCGAACGTCGAGCAATATTTGAAGACGATCTGCTCGCAGCCCTGATCGAGCAGCCATTTCAGTGCCTCCAGCGATTGCTCGACGGCTACGGCCGCATCGATGGAGCGGCTCTTCAGCGCAATCACGCCCGCCTCGACCTCCGCGTCGGCGGCAGCGCTCGGAACACCTAGACATTGCACGGTGCGAAGGCCGCCCTGCCCTGGCAGGCCCTTCGCGATCGTATTGGCGATGTCGCTCGCCCCGGTGAAATCGTCCGCAATGACCCCGAGAAGCATCGTTTCTACTCTCTTTCAGTTCTACGACGAAGGGCTGACAATGACGCTGCGCTCGAAGCCAGCCGCTCCTCGATGACACGCGTTCGCGACCTAGCCGAGCAAACGGCGAAGCTTGGCAACGGCGGCGTCGGGGCTGTTCAGCACGGGAATGGTCGTGACCGCCTGCACCGCCTGAAACGCCCGCGCCGTCGAGAAATGCGCAAGCGTGATCGCGTCAAAGCCCTCAAGCCTGGCAGCGGCCTCCGCCACCAGCCGGTTGTGCGTCGCCTCGTCACCGGCCCTCACGGCTCCGATCGCGCCCTCGACGAGGAAGCTTTCGATTTCGGCGGACGGGTCCACACGGGCGGCCTCCTCGCGGAATTCGGCTTCCATTCCCTCCCTCGCGGGCGGAAACGTGTAGAGCATTGCCGTTCGCCCGCCCTTGCGGATGGCGGTCTCGAACATCGCCTCGTTCGGCTTGAGGACGGGGATGTCAAGCGTTGATGCAGCCCGTTCGATGGCGGTGCCGAAGGACGAACAGGTGAACAGGACCGCATCGCTGCCGATCATGCGCGCATATCTGGCCAATGCTACGATGCGATCCGTCATCTGCTCGGTTACGGCCCCGTCCCTCGCCCTGTCAGGGGAAAGGCTGTCCTCGAGAATGTTCACCCGGCCGGCGTCCGGCCAGGCCTTGTCGAAGGCCGCCTTGATCGGATCCATGGCAATCGGTGTCGCGTGAATGAGCGCGATTCTCGGCTGTGTCGTCATTTGTCGATCCTGGAAAAGAGGTGGCGGCCGCCGCTTCGGGCCTGCTACTGCTGGCCCGCCGAAAACACCCACACACTTTCGGGTGGAATGCGTGCCCAGACCGTCCCGGAAGACAGCTGCTTGGCGCCATGTGCCTTGGCAACAAAATCGCCGCGGCGCAGACGGTATTCCCACCTGTCTCCGAGATAGATGCTGTCGTCGAGGTTCATCTCGAGCGCATTGGCATCCGGCTGGTCGCTGACGCTGATCTGTTCGACACGTATCACCGCGCGCGCGTCTTGCGATGCCGACAAGCCCGACGCTTCGCGCACCGTTCCGTCGAGGCTCCAGTTGTCGCCGCCGATGACCGTCGCCCTGCCTTCAACCGTCTTCACCTTTGCCTTGACGATATTGTTGGCGCCAAGGAAATCGGCCGAATAGAAGCTGTTCGGGTTGGAATAGATCTCCTGCGGTCCGCCTTGCTGGACGATGCGCCCGTCCTGCAGCAGGAGAATATTGTCGGCGGCAGCCAGCGCCTCGCTCTGGTCGTGGGTGACGAGGATGGCGCAGATCTCGAGATCGAGGATGAGCTTGCGGATCCAGTAACGCGCCTCCTCGCGCAGCTTCGCATCGAGGTTCGAGAGCGGCTCGTCGAGCAGCAGAACGCGCGGTTCGTAGACGAGCGCGCGGCAGATCGCGACACGCTGCTGCTGCCCGCCGGAAAGCTGCGAGGGAAAGCGATCGGCGAGATGCCCGAGACCCATGCGCTCCAGGATCGCCTGAACGCGCCTTTCGAGATCCGCCGGCGCGACGCCCCGGAGTTTGAGGCCGTAGCCGACATTCTCCTTGACGGTCCGATGCGGCCATAGCGCGTAGGACTGGAAGACGAGGCCGATATTGCGCTGTTCCGGCGGCAAGGCCAGCTTGTTCTCGCCGTCGAGGACCGTTTTCCCCCCGATCACGATCTGGCCG
The genomic region above belongs to Sinorhizobium meliloti and contains:
- a CDS encoding ABC transporter ATP-binding protein produces the protein MTSGADLLRVEGLRITFSVLGGEVEAVRGANFRILPGRVTALVGESGSGKSAISQAIMGILPSVASVGGRVLFNDPEAEAKGVDLLSLDTDGRDIQEIRGARISKIFQEPMTSLSPLHTIGNQISEVLKIHTDTDKAGRRERTEELLGYVGFSDPKRAYDMYPFELSGGMRQRAMIAMALICRPALLIADEPTTALDVTVQAQILQLLRELQSKLNMAMLLITHDLGVVANMADEVVVIYHGEIVEAGPVDAIFRNPRHPYLKGLMAAVPHFDMKPGERLKALREVPVKAGAIVGDREVKKAAGPNVLVSVRNLSKTFSTRSSGWFGSGTAYRHRAVDNVSFDIRRGECLGLVGESGCGKTTVSKILMRAVTPDKGTITFDDGEGALDVLKLDGGELKALRAKIQMVFQDPVSSLSPRMTVKNILSEPLEIHGRGTPKSREEHVRSLLQAVGLDQRFINRYPHSFSGGQRQRIGIARALALVPQLLICDEPVSALDVSVQAQILNLLKDLQKELGLTMLFISHNLAVVDYMADRIAVMCAGRIVELAPREVLMRNPVHPYTKSLLAAVPYPDLDRKLDFDSLAASGGSDQERWGAQFSDGGENGALIPADLGGGHYVLARESVDARELRR
- a CDS encoding polysaccharide lyase; the protein is MFRIALLAAAIALPSLTYAQSAEEPAVYERKLFDGFEGTDFAPEGGLYYRKNFEQSAGTYEFQSAVRRSGNGGLKLSIVPNCPADHDGCSERAEIWEKTELRVPYDKGVWYGFSVKFDDPVPSDDHRYLIAQWKREIDPGAEGDFSPFLALRMNFGKLFATVETNDLPPVTAGPDGVAARCAPGQAPVWLRPEVNQMRMLVATDGNWKPEDGNLFNSCTDGITITNHGNPLPDPKSGWIDFVVFTKPGPDGSGHIELFANGQPIVSVKGHVGHADKGLGENQYFKFGPYRAADTTDWTLYYDDFRRSPRCEDVLTNGSCPFS
- a CDS encoding adenylate/guanylate cyclase domain-containing protein, which codes for MSPINDNVSQILLDKVADWLMRTSLSDETLETIVRGFCERLAAAGLPLMRVHLSFSMLHPLYDALGFTWWRGQGVEVSGLRHEELALNPERFLHSPYYYLLSNNLDHVRRRIDPALPSEFPILDELKEQGATDYIAFMQPLGAESEHGMVGSWTTDRQGGFSDDVIAALLRLQNHLAIAAKVAVLGKLADNMLTTYLGANAGRRVMSGQVRRGDGETVRAVLVMADMRQSTMLAEKEGRQAYIESLNGFFDAIATPFNRNGGQILSFIGDGFIGVYPCGRHKEPSEMASREAFAAVGAATARMAALNAERRTQGRDPIGYGIALHVGNVMFGNVGLRDRLTFSVFGSAVNEVQRLQNLTKKYDHSVVASEAFVNYCGGEWQTLGQEKLRGVRQKFTVLYPRDTALAAIAQERAYDATEDGLSEAEHVMLLYRNKKRPPGPRGLIDKMLQ
- a CDS encoding nucleotide sugar dehydrogenase — translated: MTSPHHDRLLESISRRTARVGVIGLGYVGLPLAVAIARSGFHVTGFDIDPGKIVALDAGSSYIEAVSDAALAREAGAGRFRSTTDFSDLGLCDVIIICVPTPLTRHRDPDLSFVENTSRAIADRLRPGQLVVLESTTYPGTTDGIVRSILEETGLKSGADFFIGFSPEREDPGNRAYETTSIPKVVAGDGPTAAALMERFYAAVVTTVVPVSSNATAEAVKLTENIFRAVNIALVNELKVVYEAMGIDVWEVIDAAKTKPFGYMPFYPGPGLGGHCIPIDPFYLTWKSREYELPTRFIELAGEINSAMPRHVVARLAEALDRREGKALSRSTVLVIGLAYKKNVPDIRESPSLKLIELIEERGGKAAFYDPHVDEIPSTREHMALKGRRSVVFDEATVRGFDAVLIATDHDAVDYAALADWSPLIVDTRNVFARHGLAAEHIVKA
- a CDS encoding DUF3095 domain-containing protein gives rise to the protein MVQPADREFYAGLPLFEAFEGVADEANYRPLPDGWWLAVADIVNSTGAIAEGRYKSVNMAGASVISALMNGLDEKNLAFVFGGDGALAAVPGTLAAKARDVLAAAKTWVAEELGLELRAAIVPVSDVRASGFDMRVARFKASEEVSYAMFSGGGASWAEAEMKAGRYQIEAAPPGTRPDLTGLSCRWNPIVSHHGAIVSIIAVPGERGIGPEYQALIGDIVSLAEGEERGGHPVPEKGPEPHLSVRGITVESRAVAPRGRRFLAWSFVAAQSLALFLCFRLGINFGPFDVKRYARDLASNSDFRKFDDALKMTIDVSLDRLRRIEERLKQGAAAGICRYGLHRQDSALMTCIVPSPMSRDHMHFIDGAAGGYAVAARNLKAGLAEGDLSSTGDIPPAVKP